One window of the Daphnia pulex isolate KAP4 chromosome 8, ASM2113471v1 genome contains the following:
- the LOC124200441 gene encoding uncharacterized protein LOC124200441 translates to MALKSTETATKRPAKKKQKEPSPMKKAFKKENEEAKSLFGPKTISEVNTSSQNWTLTARLARSFVKTLPMKVNTLNLVFVDETGEIRVEAWHDNSAKWVDKLKVTKHILRI, encoded by the exons ATGGCTTTAAAAAGTACAGAAACCGCCACTAAACGGCccgccaaaaagaaacaaaaagaaccaTCACCAATgaaaaaagcttttaaaaaagaaaacgaagaagccAAAAGTCTTTTCGGCCCGAAAACCATCTCTGAAGTGAATACTTCTTCTCAAAA TTGGACGCTAACTGCTCGCCTCGCTCGTTCTTTTGTCAAAACACTACCAATGAAAGTCAACACACTCAATCTCGTGTTCGTCGACGAGACTGGTGAAATTCGCGTCGAGGCCTGGCATGATAATTCGGCAAAATGGGTCGACAAACTAAAGGTAACAAAACACATATTACgaatataa